Proteins co-encoded in one Campylobacter concisus genomic window:
- a CDS encoding vesicular transport factor Uso1p has protein sequence MINKILLAIFCLIVGFCLSFFKSPKEDETPKDTNQTIYSINFDNLPEEEKQKYISKDDLYEYGGYITPKSYIQNFTETNDQNLSNDVNELQEQVRELSKKNKILATDNVDISEKNLDFISKISEMKKNIENEKNEIVEKNQKTLGELETQHFENIQTLTKRLNEAQADMIESSKAYEKKIIDLENAINEAKNGDESKVKDIEANFAKFKEAAEANYTALKEQNIELNTTLAQKEALIKEYENTQNEKDKNEKKEILLLKEEIERAKSDAKTQKFSYEKEINALTDGFETQKSVMEDELSKKANKIIDLEEALESSKTALKDRIYELDEIKKNLNSKDLAVENYNGKNLELNASLAALHKSFNDLKEKNLKSEQENKLANENISLLKKELERVNLINKKLEKQNLDTNTSLSELNKKLNLSEESFKNARDELKTLDAKTNKFLKTLFEQNQTISLQTQKLGLNDSELKNLSAKINLKDEKIKELENNLTQTSQMLAAKQSELEAQKRTLKIDMQNYEILRQQINILQKKIADTSALFADSNKSGGKNLLSLQNELESAKHKLNESNKTIERLNSKINELSSSSVKGSPVNAKIIELQKDIEQNLNRQDELENENVNLKNILQATTKPETPTKLVLISSLECDDMDAKDKISVMCKNRVSEFLQRFNSNYLYEIIPIVDKKNFVIPSNVAQSIKKDDLGRLNNYVNYGVGKERAKAAAELIKEEFGDFARISFSSEVIVKDVTRGFIIKVYR, from the coding sequence TTGATAAATAAAATTTTACTAGCTATTTTTTGTTTGATAGTTGGCTTTTGCCTATCGTTTTTTAAATCCCCAAAAGAAGATGAGACACCAAAAGATACTAATCAAACGATTTATTCTATAAATTTTGATAATTTGCCAGAAGAAGAGAAACAAAAATACATCAGTAAAGATGATCTTTACGAATATGGCGGATATATAACTCCAAAAAGCTATATCCAAAATTTTACTGAAACGAACGATCAAAATTTATCAAATGATGTAAATGAACTTCAAGAACAAGTTCGTGAGCTAAGCAAAAAAAATAAAATTTTAGCTACTGATAATGTTGATATCAGCGAGAAAAATTTGGACTTTATAAGCAAAATTTCAGAGATGAAAAAAAATATCGAAAATGAAAAAAATGAGATAGTTGAGAAAAACCAAAAGACGCTTGGCGAGCTTGAAACACAACACTTTGAAAACATACAAACTCTTACAAAACGGCTAAATGAAGCTCAAGCTGATATGATTGAGAGCTCAAAAGCCTATGAAAAAAAGATAATAGACCTTGAAAATGCGATAAATGAGGCAAAAAATGGCGATGAAAGTAAGGTAAAAGATATCGAAGCAAATTTTGCTAAATTTAAAGAGGCAGCTGAGGCAAATTACACAGCTTTAAAAGAGCAAAATATAGAGCTAAATACGACACTGGCTCAAAAAGAAGCACTAATAAAAGAGTATGAAAATACTCAAAATGAAAAAGATAAAAACGAAAAAAAAGAAATTTTGCTTTTAAAAGAGGAGATTGAGCGAGCAAAAAGTGATGCTAAGACACAAAAATTTAGCTATGAAAAAGAGATAAATGCACTAACTGATGGCTTTGAAACGCAAAAGAGTGTTATGGAGGATGAGCTTTCAAAAAAAGCAAATAAGATAATTGATCTTGAGGAAGCACTTGAGTCAAGCAAGACCGCCTTAAAAGATAGAATTTATGAACTTGATGAGATAAAGAAAAATTTAAACTCAAAAGATTTGGCAGTTGAAAACTATAATGGTAAAAATTTAGAGCTAAACGCCTCTCTTGCAGCACTTCATAAAAGTTTTAATGATCTAAAAGAAAAAAATCTTAAAAGCGAGCAGGAAAATAAACTCGCAAATGAAAATATAAGCTTGCTTAAAAAAGAGCTTGAGCGAGTAAATTTGATAAATAAAAAGCTAGAGAAGCAAAATTTAGATACAAATACAAGTTTAAGTGAGCTAAATAAAAAGCTAAATTTAAGTGAAGAGAGCTTTAAAAATGCACGAGATGAGCTAAAGACGCTTGATGCAAAGACGAATAAATTTTTAAAAACTTTGTTTGAGCAAAATCAAACTATCTCTTTGCAGACTCAAAAGCTTGGTTTGAATGACAGCGAGTTAAAAAATTTAAGTGCAAAGATAAATTTAAAAGATGAAAAGATAAAAGAGCTGGAAAATAATCTCACACAAACAAGTCAAATGCTAGCAGCAAAGCAAAGTGAGCTAGAAGCTCAAAAAAGGACGCTAAAGATCGATATGCAAAACTATGAAATTTTGCGTCAGCAAATAAATATTTTGCAAAAGAAGATAGCTGATACATCAGCTCTTTTTGCCGATAGCAATAAAAGTGGTGGTAAAAATTTACTAAGCTTACAAAATGAGCTTGAAAGCGCAAAACATAAGTTAAATGAGAGCAATAAGACGATTGAAAGGTTAAATTCTAAAATAAACGAACTTAGCTCATCTAGCGTAAAAGGAAGTCCGGTAAATGCCAAAATCATCGAACTTCAAAAAGATATCGAGCAAAATTTAAATAGACAAGATGAGCTCGAAAATGAAAATGTAAATTTAAAAAATATTTTGCAAGCTACGACAAAACCTGAAACTCCAACAAAGCTAGTTTTGATCTCTAGTCTTGAGTGTGATGACATGGATGCAAAAGATAAGATTAGCGTGATGTGCAAGAATAGAGTGAGCGAATTTTTGCAAAGATTTAACTCAAACTACCTTTATGAGATAATTCCGATCGTAGATAAGAAAAATTTTGTCATCCCATCAAATGTGGCTCAAAGTATCAAAAAAGACGATCTTGGCAGGCTAAATAACTATGTAAATTATGGCGTTGGTAAAGAGCGCGCAAAGGCAGCAGCCGAGCTTATAAAAGAAGAATTTGGCGATTTTGCAAGGATCAGCTTTAGCTCCGAAGTGATCGTAAAAGATGTCACGCGTGGCTTTATCATCAAGGTTTATAGATGA
- the rarD gene encoding EamA family transporter RarD, whose protein sequence is MPRLNESQKGVILALSAFFMWGFLAVYFNLFSKDIDAYEILAHRVIWSFFLMAGVLYFSGKMGEIFTLLKDIRSLKTLFLSGIFITTNWGVYVYAVSNGKILDTSLGYFINPLISMLLGVIIFKERLNKSGILAICIVVLAISVQIYAQGGLPLVSIILPLSFGFYAAVRKMAKISAFNGLFIETFFMFPFALAYVLYIAFLGKSHFGLNENSLLMIASSIVTIVPLVAFNAAATRINLTTIGYLQYISPTIAILCAVFIYGENLDGYKVISFCMIWLALAIISIDKFRKRSKNE, encoded by the coding sequence ATACCAAGACTAAATGAGAGCCAAAAAGGCGTTATTCTCGCGCTTAGCGCCTTTTTTATGTGGGGGTTTTTGGCGGTTTATTTCAACCTCTTTAGCAAAGATATCGATGCTTATGAAATTTTAGCCCACAGAGTCATTTGGTCATTTTTCTTAATGGCTGGAGTGCTTTATTTTAGTGGCAAAATGGGCGAAATTTTTACTTTACTTAAAGATATTCGTTCGCTAAAAACCTTATTTTTGAGTGGTATATTTATCACCACAAACTGGGGCGTTTATGTATATGCAGTTAGCAATGGCAAAATTTTAGACACAAGCCTGGGCTATTTTATAAATCCACTAATAAGCATGCTTCTTGGTGTTATCATCTTTAAAGAAAGGCTAAATAAAAGCGGAATTTTAGCCATTTGTATAGTCGTTTTAGCCATTAGCGTACAAATTTATGCCCAAGGCGGATTACCATTAGTTTCCATCATCTTGCCGCTTTCATTTGGATTTTACGCGGCAGTTAGAAAGATGGCAAAGATTAGCGCATTTAACGGGCTTTTTATAGAGACATTTTTTATGTTCCCATTTGCACTTGCTTACGTCCTTTACATAGCATTTTTAGGTAAAAGCCACTTTGGGCTAAATGAAAACTCACTTTTAATGATCGCTTCAAGTATCGTAACCATCGTGCCACTTGTCGCATTTAACGCAGCTGCAACAAGGATAAATTTAACAACGATTGGCTACTTGCAATACATCTCGCCGACCATCGCGATCCTTTGTGCAGTCTTCATTTACGGCGAAAATTTGGACGGCTACAAGGTCATCTCGTTTTGCATGATCTGGCTGGCACTCGCGATAATTAGCATAGATAAATTTAGAAAAAGGAGTAAAAATGAATAA
- a CDS encoding NAD(P)/FAD-dependent oxidoreductase: MVNFYDLIVVGGGPCGIASVVEAKRNGLNNVLLLEKGDNHSQTIRKFYKDNKRVDKEYKGQDSTIHGVVSFEDGTKESTLDYFDKLLDTERIEAFFNSEVESVKKDGEIFKVTTSKAVYEAKNVMISIGKMGRPNKPDYKIPPSLNSVVNFNLDSCTNGEKVLVVGGGNSAVEYAIELCQYNKTTIAYRKDNFSRVNETNLSALWELEKHGKIKVRLNHDIKEIDNESGKVRVHYENGKIRVYDRVVYAIGGSSPVDFLQKCQIKIDEKGTPIVDSNYQSSVPGLYVGGDIVLKNGGSIVVALNHAHHVIKDILKGKA; this comes from the coding sequence ATGGTAAATTTTTATGATCTAATCGTTGTTGGTGGCGGACCCTGTGGAATTGCTAGCGTAGTTGAGGCAAAAAGAAATGGCTTAAACAACGTTTTGCTTCTTGAAAAAGGCGATAATCACAGCCAAACGATAAGAAAATTTTATAAAGATAATAAACGCGTAGATAAAGAGTATAAAGGGCAAGATAGTACGATACATGGCGTAGTTTCATTTGAGGATGGCACGAAAGAGAGCACGCTTGATTATTTTGACAAGCTGCTTGATACTGAAAGGATTGAAGCTTTTTTTAATTCTGAAGTAGAGAGCGTGAAAAAAGATGGAGAAATTTTTAAAGTAACTACCTCAAAAGCCGTATATGAAGCTAAAAATGTGATGATTTCTATCGGTAAAATGGGACGACCAAATAAGCCTGATTATAAAATCCCGCCTTCACTAAACTCGGTTGTAAATTTTAACCTTGATAGCTGTACAAACGGCGAAAAGGTGCTTGTCGTAGGTGGCGGAAACTCAGCAGTTGAGTATGCGATCGAGCTTTGCCAATACAATAAAACCACAATCGCTTATAGAAAAGATAATTTTAGCCGCGTAAATGAGACAAATTTAAGCGCACTTTGGGAGTTAGAAAAGCACGGCAAGATAAAAGTTAGGCTAAATCACGATATAAAAGAGATAGATAACGAATCAGGCAAAGTTAGAGTGCATTATGAAAATGGCAAGATCCGCGTTTATGACAGAGTTGTCTATGCAATAGGTGGCTCAAGTCCGGTTGATTTTTTACAAAAATGTCAGATAAAAATCGATGAAAAGGGCACTCCAATAGTTGATAGTAACTACCAAAGTAGCGTGCCAGGACTTTATGTGGGTGGTGACATCGTGCTAAAAAATGGTGGCTCAATAGTCGTTGCTCTAAATCACGCTCATCACGTCATAAAAGACATTTTAAAGGGCAAGGCATAA
- a CDS encoding class II 3-deoxy-7-phosphoheptulonate synthase: MTWNRDSWREFNILQQPNYPDLKELKEVEEKLKGLPPLVFAGEARSLKEELAKVCNGEAFLLQGGDCAESFTNFNANNIRDMFKVLLQMAIVLTFAGGCPVVKVGRVAGQFAKPRSSDYEEINGAKLPSYRGDIINGFEFDEKARVPDPKRMIEAYYQSASTMNLLRAFSRGGLADLHQVHKWNLGFVKKPEIGEKYAKLADELTKTLSFMAACGITSANTPVINQTAVYTSHEALLLPYEEALTRVDSLSGEWYDCSAHMLWIGERTRGINDAHVHFLSGVKNPIGVKIGPSAKAEDVVALANKLNPENEAGRLNVIIRMGADKIGENLPKILRELKREGLNIVYSIDPMHGNTVKTSNNYKTREFDKIISEVRSFFEIHKAEGTRAGGVHLEMTGQDVTECTGGALNITESSLEQRYETQCDPRLNADQALELAFLMADLVKKA, encoded by the coding sequence ATGACTTGGAACCGCGATAGCTGGAGAGAATTTAATATCTTGCAACAGCCAAATTATCCAGATTTAAAAGAACTTAAAGAGGTTGAAGAAAAGTTAAAAGGACTTCCTCCTTTGGTGTTTGCTGGTGAGGCAAGAAGTTTAAAAGAAGAGCTTGCAAAAGTTTGTAACGGTGAAGCATTTTTGCTTCAAGGTGGCGACTGCGCTGAGAGTTTTACAAATTTTAATGCAAACAACATCAGAGATATGTTTAAAGTCCTACTTCAAATGGCGATAGTTTTGACATTTGCAGGTGGCTGTCCAGTGGTCAAAGTGGGCCGCGTGGCAGGGCAGTTTGCAAAGCCAAGAAGTAGTGATTATGAAGAGATAAATGGCGCTAAACTCCCAAGCTATAGAGGCGACATCATAAATGGCTTTGAATTTGATGAAAAAGCTAGAGTACCTGACCCTAAACGCATGATCGAGGCGTATTATCAAAGTGCATCTACGATGAACTTACTTAGGGCCTTTTCAAGAGGTGGTTTGGCCGACCTTCATCAAGTACATAAGTGGAATTTAGGCTTTGTTAAAAAGCCAGAGATCGGCGAGAAATACGCAAAACTAGCTGATGAGCTAACAAAGACGCTTTCATTTATGGCAGCTTGTGGCATCACTTCAGCAAATACGCCAGTCATAAATCAAACCGCGGTTTATACATCTCACGAGGCACTTTTACTGCCTTATGAGGAGGCTTTAACTAGAGTTGATAGTCTTAGTGGTGAGTGGTACGACTGCTCGGCTCATATGCTTTGGATAGGTGAAAGAACGCGTGGTATAAATGACGCTCACGTGCATTTTTTAAGCGGTGTGAAAAATCCTATCGGCGTAAAGATCGGACCAAGTGCAAAGGCTGAGGACGTCGTCGCGCTTGCAAATAAGCTAAATCCAGAAAATGAAGCTGGCAGACTAAATGTGATAATCAGAATGGGTGCAGATAAGATAGGCGAAAATTTACCAAAAATTTTAAGAGAGCTAAAGCGAGAAGGGCTAAATATCGTTTATAGTATCGATCCGATGCATGGCAACACTGTAAAAACCTCAAATAACTACAAAACCAGAGAATTTGACAAGATAATAAGCGAAGTTAGAAGCTTTTTTGAAATTCACAAAGCTGAGGGCACAAGGGCTGGCGGCGTACATCTTGAGATGACAGGACAAGACGTGACTGAGTGCACGGGTGGGGCATTAAATATCACTGAAAGCTCGCTTGAGCAAAGGTATGAAACACAATGTGATCCAAGGCTAAATGCTGATCAGGCACTTGAGCTTGCGTTTTTGATGGCTGATCTAGTTAAAAAAGCTTAA
- the rarD gene encoding EamA family transporter RarD yields the protein MIKGIFYSLLASVLFNCIYYMSVLMNPISTQALVGYRMIFAMPFVIAAIFLLKQQRNFKFLLLKIKLKPKILLVLLATSLIVSFQMWLYLWAPSNGSALKVSIGYLIMPIVMVLFGRIFFKEHLSKTKLASIFFAALGVFSTAILSGGISWESAVVFCLYPVYFAIRKYYNLANFSSFVIEIIFMFLFSFYFALTADMNYVMSQNPNIYYLLILLGAISGIALIAQILSSTLVPINVLGLLTYFEPIMMLFVSFAIGERLEKSSYFLMICLAISVTLLMIDSINSIKGDKNTKTK from the coding sequence ATGATAAAAGGCATATTTTATTCGCTTTTGGCATCTGTTTTGTTTAACTGCATCTACTACATGTCAGTGCTCATGAACCCCATCAGCACGCAAGCTCTTGTTGGATACCGCATGATCTTTGCCATGCCTTTTGTCATCGCAGCCATTTTTTTGTTAAAACAGCAGCGAAATTTCAAATTTTTACTTCTAAAAATAAAGCTAAAACCTAAAATTTTACTAGTTTTACTAGCTACCTCGCTCATTGTCTCATTTCAGATGTGGCTCTATCTCTGGGCTCCAAGCAACGGATCAGCGCTAAAAGTCTCTATCGGCTACCTCATCATGCCAATAGTCATGGTCCTTTTTGGACGGATATTTTTTAAAGAGCACCTCTCTAAAACAAAGCTAGCCTCGATATTTTTTGCAGCCCTTGGCGTCTTTAGCACAGCTATACTAAGCGGCGGCATCTCGTGGGAGAGCGCTGTAGTTTTTTGCCTTTATCCAGTCTATTTTGCCATTAGAAAGTACTACAACCTTGCAAATTTCTCAAGCTTTGTTATAGAGATAATTTTTATGTTTTTATTCTCATTTTATTTTGCGCTCACAGCCGATATGAACTACGTGATGAGCCAAAATCCAAACATCTACTATCTGCTCATCTTGCTTGGTGCTATCAGCGGCATAGCCCTCATCGCCCAGATCCTCTCAAGCACGCTCGTGCCGATAAATGTACTAGGTTTGCTTACATATTTTGAGCCTATAATGATGCTTTTTGTCTCATTTGCTATCGGCGAGAGACTGGAGAAAAGCTCATACTTTTTAATGATCTGCCTAGCCATCTCGGTCACACTTTTGATGATAGATAGTATAAATTCTATAAAAGGCGACAAAAATACCAAGACTAAATGA
- the trpC gene encoding indole-3-glycerol phosphate synthase TrpC, which translates to MILDEIIKKTKDDLEKRKADFPEEWLGRSLAYNPYVPRDVLNALRASQNEPIKIIAEIKKASPSKGVIREDFEPIKIAQEYEPYANAFSILTEPHWFKGNIEYITQVRRYASRPILRKDFIIDKYQILEALVYGADFILLIAKALTQNELKELLDYAHHLGLEVLVETHDASDVKKAIFAGANIIGINHRNLDDFTMDMNLCEKLIPLLPNGKIIVAESGLYQHEQLRELSKIGVDAFLIGEHFMRQDDIKNAVKKIKEGE; encoded by the coding sequence ATGATACTTGATGAGATAATAAAAAAAACTAAAGATGATCTTGAAAAAAGAAAGGCAGACTTCCCTGAGGAGTGGCTTGGTCGCTCGCTCGCGTACAATCCATACGTGCCAAGAGATGTTTTAAATGCACTTAGAGCAAGCCAAAACGAGCCGATAAAAATCATAGCCGAGATCAAAAAAGCAAGCCCAAGTAAGGGCGTGATAAGAGAGGATTTTGAGCCTATAAAGATCGCTCAGGAATACGAGCCATACGCAAATGCCTTTAGTATCTTGACTGAACCACATTGGTTTAAAGGCAACATCGAGTATATCACGCAAGTTCGTCGCTATGCCTCAAGGCCGATCCTTAGAAAAGACTTTATTATTGATAAGTATCAAATTCTTGAAGCTCTTGTTTATGGAGCGGATTTTATCTTGCTTATCGCAAAAGCACTAACTCAAAATGAGCTAAAAGAGCTTTTAGACTACGCTCATCATTTAGGGCTTGAAGTTTTGGTTGAAACTCACGACGCGAGTGATGTGAAAAAGGCTATCTTTGCAGGAGCAAATATAATAGGTATAAATCACAGAAATTTAGATGATTTTACGATGGATATGAACCTTTGTGAGAAGCTCATACCGCTTTTACCAAATGGCAAGATAATAGTCGCTGAAAGCGGTCTTTACCAGCATGAACAGCTTAGAGAGCTAAGTAAAATAGGCGTAGATGCTTTCTTGATAGGAGAGCATTTTATGAGACAAGATGATATAAAAAATGCCGTCAAAAAGATAAAGGAGGGCGAGTGA
- a CDS encoding YkgJ family cysteine cluster protein, producing the protein MRVQGFNYEFDASFCESCGGKCCTGESGYIWINEEEISKFCTAFHMSKDEFEKQFLIRVGLRCSIKEKPYEDGFACVFFDEKNKNCSVYELRPQQCRTFPFWNYFKKNFKELKAECIGVKF; encoded by the coding sequence GTGAGAGTACAAGGCTTTAACTATGAGTTTGATGCCAGCTTTTGCGAGAGCTGTGGTGGTAAGTGTTGCACGGGAGAGAGCGGATATATCTGGATAAATGAAGAAGAAATTTCAAAATTTTGTACTGCATTTCATATGAGTAAAGATGAGTTTGAAAAGCAGTTTTTAATAAGAGTTGGGCTAAGGTGTAGCATAAAAGAGAAGCCTTATGAAGATGGCTTTGCTTGTGTATTTTTTGATGAAAAAAATAAAAACTGCTCAGTTTATGAGCTAAGGCCACAGCAGTGTAGGACTTTTCCGTTTTGGAATTATTTTAAAAAAAATTTCAAGGAGCTAAAAGCAGAATGTATTGGCGTAAAATTTTAG
- a CDS encoding HIT family protein: protein MQHLCAPWRSEYFSAKKDSCVFCDVINSDDDDKNGVLFRAKHCFGIMNLYPYSPGHFMIIPNQHTDKIEELDEQTWFEMSKFVRLGVEILKKELYANGVNIGMNLGKAAGAGIAEHVHYHLVPRWSGDTNFITTISDVRVNGTPFHPLFEKLKKAFSAVI, encoded by the coding sequence ATGCAGCACCTTTGTGCTCCTTGGAGAAGCGAATACTTTAGCGCTAAAAAAGATAGTTGTGTTTTTTGTGATGTTATAAACTCAGATGATGATGATAAAAATGGCGTACTTTTTCGAGCCAAACATTGTTTTGGGATTATGAATTTATATCCGTACTCTCCAGGTCATTTTATGATAATACCAAATCAGCATACCGACAAGATCGAAGAGCTTGATGAGCAGACTTGGTTTGAGATGAGTAAATTTGTAAGGCTTGGAGTTGAAATTTTAAAAAAAGAGCTTTATGCTAATGGCGTAAATATAGGTATGAATTTAGGCAAGGCTGCAGGAGCTGGCATAGCTGAGCACGTGCATTATCACCTTGTGCCAAGGTGGAGCGGAGATACAAATTTTATAACCACCATCTCTGATGTGAGAGTAAATGGCACGCCATTTCATCCGCTTTTTGAGAAATTAAAAAAGGCATTTAGTGCCGTTATTTGA
- a CDS encoding tRNA1(Val) (adenine(37)-N6)-methyltransferase, protein MILAQLKSGYRYNSDTLVLYDFISSSLKNFSGRILDVGAGCGILGLLLKRDFKNSSLSLLDILQINGEISKFNASKNGLEAEIINANFADFKDSEKFDLIVSNPPFYHEGAKQSKDEHIKASRYTSSLGLKDFIKGISVNLKPHKRAFFCYAPDDLSQIVMYLKEFKLNLVSLKFIYTKADKPANLALFEVRNNSNSKLKILPPLVMSENGSHTKEAIEIFKKADTNSVDYQELT, encoded by the coding sequence ATGATCTTGGCTCAGCTAAAAAGTGGCTATCGCTACAACAGCGATACGCTGGTACTTTATGATTTTATAAGCTCAAGTTTGAAAAATTTTTCAGGCAGAATTTTAGACGTTGGCGCAGGGTGCGGGATACTTGGGCTTTTGCTTAAACGCGACTTTAAAAATTCCAGTCTAAGCTTGCTTGATATCTTGCAGATAAATGGTGAAATTTCTAAATTTAATGCCAGTAAGAACGGCTTGGAGGCAGAAATTATAAATGCTAATTTTGCAGATTTTAAAGATAGCGAGAAATTTGACCTCATCGTATCAAATCCGCCATTTTATCACGAGGGTGCAAAACAAAGCAAAGATGAGCATATAAAGGCTAGCAGATACACAAGCTCTTTGGGCCTAAAAGACTTTATAAAAGGTATAAGTGTAAATTTAAAACCTCACAAAAGGGCGTTTTTTTGCTATGCGCCTGATGATCTTAGCCAGATCGTAATGTATCTAAAAGAGTTTAAGCTAAATTTAGTAAGCCTAAAATTTATTTATACAAAGGCTGATAAGCCAGCAAATTTGGCCTTGTTTGAAGTAAGAAATAATTCAAACTCAAAGCTAAAAATTTTGCCACCTTTAGTGATGAGTGAAAATGGCTCGCATACAAAAGAGGCGATTGAAATTTTTAAAAAAGCTGATACAAACAGCGTTGATTATCAGGAGCTAACGTGA
- a CDS encoding tetratricopeptide repeat protein → MYWRKILVFFMSVFFNSQLLLADDNKSINLRLMQALLFQDSGDVNASIQAYSNIFKDTNQKAYLKEAIKLAFATKNENLDALISEGEKSLKDDSDFIRIKVANLVNLSKLNEAKSLMQELATKEPNAQNLLMLGTICMMQNETTTALKYFEEAYSLKQEEENLLRIVDILINRMDKIKDATKYLEKFRDEQGCTLKTCELLAEIYSQQRNFPKVIELFEELYELNHDTSYIDKIVQFFIYDKNYKAAIEILKKYSYNDIALMDLYAATSNFGDAYILAVKIYNDSRDLNFLAKAAIYEYEMNKDSLNEQKMAEILDKFEASVPKLENDMFFNYYGYLLIDHDIDPRKGIELVQKALAISPESPYYEDSLAWGYFKLGECKKAKSIMQHAMKDVDFRTSKEAKEHLHLIERCIINLNKRLKK, encoded by the coding sequence ATGTATTGGCGTAAAATTTTAGTATTTTTTATGAGCGTATTTTTTAACTCGCAGCTACTTTTGGCTGACGATAATAAAAGTATAAATTTACGTCTAATGCAGGCTTTATTGTTTCAAGATAGCGGAGATGTGAATGCTAGCATTCAAGCTTACTCAAACATTTTTAAAGATACAAATCAAAAAGCTTATTTAAAAGAGGCGATCAAACTCGCCTTTGCTACAAAAAATGAAAATTTAGACGCTTTGATAAGTGAAGGCGAAAAAAGCTTAAAAGACGACAGCGATTTTATTCGTATAAAGGTGGCAAATTTAGTAAATCTTTCAAAGCTAAATGAGGCTAAAAGTTTAATGCAAGAGCTTGCTACAAAAGAGCCAAATGCCCAAAATTTACTCATGCTTGGCACAATTTGTATGATGCAAAATGAAACAACGACTGCACTAAAATACTTTGAAGAGGCATACTCACTAAAGCAAGAAGAAGAAAATTTGCTCCGTATCGTTGATATTTTGATAAATCGCATGGATAAGATAAAAGACGCTACAAAATATCTTGAAAAATTTAGAGATGAACAAGGCTGCACGCTAAAGACTTGCGAGCTTTTGGCTGAAATTTACTCCCAGCAAAGAAATTTCCCAAAGGTGATCGAACTCTTTGAAGAGCTTTATGAGCTAAATCACGATACTTCGTATATTGATAAGATCGTGCAGTTTTTTATCTATGATAAAAATTACAAAGCAGCAATTGAAATTTTAAAAAAATATAGCTACAACGATATAGCGCTCATGGATCTTTATGCGGCAACTAGTAATTTTGGTGACGCATACATACTTGCTGTTAAAATTTATAACGATAGCAGGGATTTAAATTTTTTAGCAAAAGCCGCGATTTACGAATACGAGATGAATAAAGATAGTTTGAATGAACAAAAAATGGCTGAAATTTTAGATAAATTTGAAGCTAGCGTGCCAAAGCTAGAAAATGATATGTTTTTTAACTATTATGGCTACTTGCTGATAGATCATGATATAGATCCTAGAAAGGGTATAGAGCTTGTGCAAAAGGCACTTGCCATCTCACCTGAGTCGCCTTATTATGAGGATTCGCTAGCGTGGGGATATTTTAAGCTTGGTGAGTGCAAAAAGGCAAAAAGCATTATGCAGCACGCGATGAAAGATGTTGATTTTAGGACTTCAAAAGAGGCAAAAGAGCATTTGCACCTAATAGAGCGCTGTATAATAAATCTAAACAAAAGGCTTAAAAAATGA